The following DNA comes from cyanobiont of Ornithocercus magnificus.
TAGGATAAATAACTTGTCTTGTTCGACTAGCTCCTGTAGATTCCAGCCAAAACTTGCAGCATTCCTCAAAATATCAAGCGGTGATTCTTCAAATGTGATAAAGATACCAGGTTCATCAAAATGGGCAATGCCGTTGTGGAGGAAGTGTAGTGAGAAAACTGTCTTGCCAGTTCCCGAAGTACCACTAATTAAGGTACTGCGACCAACTGGTAGCCCACCTTGACAGATATCATCAAAACCCTCAATACCAGTCGGCAACTTCTGCACTTGCATTTGTGGAGGAGCGCTGGGGCTAGGGATTGGCATAGCAACCGCTGTCTAGAAAGAAGCTAGAGATGGAGTAAGTTAAATAGGAGTAGACATACATCTAGAACTAGGGATCTGTAGAATCAGCAGCGTCATCTGTCAATTTGTCTAGAAGCTCAGCGGAGGAGGCACCATCCGCATCCAAAAGTTCGTCGTAAAGTAGATCAAGGCCGATTAACACGCGCTCACGATCAGACAAGTCGCCAATAATGCGTCGTACTGGTGGTGGAAGGATCTTAGAAAGGGTTGGTGTAGCTAGGATCTTGTCCTCCTCAGCTAATTGTGGATTCTTAAAAACATCAATCACTTTCAGTGCATAGACGCCCTGAAATTCTGTCTCCAGAATGTCGCGGAGTGCCTTGAGAGCCCTCATAGAATTCGGTGTGTTGCCAGCAACATAAAGCTTGAGGATGTAAGTCTTGCGCAGTCTCATGACGCCTGATTTCAACTGGATAAGTGGCGTAGGCTAGATCCAAGCCCTAATGGGAGATCTGCCGGCATAGAGCGGCGGTACATCTCACAAAGATGTGCTACCACATCTAGAAGCATCAGTCTATAGTCCTGTAAGAAGTTATCCTTATGTCCCTCAAGGCTAAGTTGCTTGTGAAATTCGTCAATGAGGTCGACGTGAATCTCCACTATGCGTGTAATTGGCAGATTCCCAAAAAATGATGTGTTGACAAAGCTCTCCAGCGCCTGATTAGCGGCGGCGGGATCGTGGAAATAACTGATTAGCAGATTATGGTAGGTGCGTTTAAGCGACTGCAGAAGCTCGCACTGCTCATCTGGTGCTAAGTTAATTAAGAATCGAGCTGGATCACGTTTGTAAAAGACTCCGAGACAGCCAAGCCGCTCCTGCAGACGATTTGCAAGGTGCCAAGTCTCTGACCGAACAAGACTATTCTCACTGCAGGGCTTATTACTCCCACAACGTCCTTCTTTCTGACCATGGCGCAGGAAGCAAGAAATAGCAGCATCAACATTGTATCCAAGTTGCTCAAGTTGATCAACTGGTAGGTGCACTTCTTCTGAATGATAATCTACCCTCCCTATCAAATCCCCCACTACAACAGCAGGGAACAAAAGTCCTTCATGCTGTAAGTCATCCCGTGCTCTGTTATCTAGTAGCGAAGGATCGACAACAATGGCGTCTACAGCCTCACGCTGGCTTGCCAAGACTTTTACAAGATTGCCTTTATTTACCCCTGGCAATTCAACAAGTCGGTAGCGATTAGAGGGAAGCCAGTGGCGGCAAACTGCTATAAGCTCATCTGATCTTAGTAACAAGGCAATGGTCAGTGCCGGCTTGACCATGATGAGCGGACACTGTCTGGATTAATTGGCAAGTCTTGACGAGAGATGCTGAAAGGGTAAAATCTGTGTACAATTTTCTGATTGAGTCTCAAGCTGAACTTGATAGGGAGGCATGAGTTACTCCAGTCTCGTGCTTTTCTTCCAAGCTTATACGCGTCCTTAAATGCCCCATGGTTGAACTTGCCAAGCCAACTGTCGAACCAGACCCAGGTACTTATGCAATTGTCGACGCTTCTGGACAGCAATTCTGGCTGCAACCTAGCCGCTACTATGACATTGACAGACTTCATGCAGACATTGACTCTACCGTGACCTTTGATAATGTCCTACTGATTAGGGACAAAAACGGTACCACCCTTGGTAAGCCTTATGTGAAAGATGCTAAGGTTGAGCTAAAGGTAATGGCACACCGCCGTGGTCCTAAAATTGTCGTCTACAAGATGCGTCCGAAGAAGAAGACACGACGTAAGAACGGCCATAGGCAAGAACTGACACGAGTAATGGTTCAGTCCATATCTGTTGATGGTAAAGCTCTCGCCTAGATCCTAAGAATTTAGGCTGTCTCACATTGCACTCTCAACCTTAATCTTCCATGGCTCACAAGAAAGGTACAGGATCTACCAGGAATGGCCGTGACTCAAACGCTAAACGTCTTGGCGTCAAAGCTTATGGTGGGGAGTCAGTCACGGCTGGCGCTATCCTTATTCGTCAGCGTGGCACACCTGTCCTTCCCGGCTCGAATGTTGGGCAAGGTAAGGACAACACCCTATTTGCTCTCAGCAGTGGTGTGGTTAGTTTTGAGACTATTCATCGTGGTCTACGTAGGCGCAAGCGGATTAGTGTCTTGGTTAGCTGAAAGGTCTTTATCAACGGCCTCACAAACATGGTGCCGGAATTCAAGCAACTGAGCAGGCAGACTAGGCAAATACTCTAGTAAATCAAAACATATGACTGAATCAAACCGCATATCTACAGCGATTGTAGGGTCTCCATAGGTAGATAACCTATTATATAAGTCAAGCTTTTCGGTATATTAGCTCACAGAGTCACAATTATTAAGACTCAAGTAACAGGGTATGGGTGTCAATAACACTACTGGGTTCGAGATCTGCTCCTGCACAAACCACTGCTGCAATCCCAAGGTGTTAGCAACATAATCTGAGCCACTTAGATGCCAAATGACCAATTCTAAGAGGTAATCTATTCTAAATTTTATAGAAAGAGATACCACCTTTCTAGGGGAAGCTGCCAAGATTCAATGTAGCCAGACCAGTTATACTACTTGACAATTACTTTCTGGACCCTTGCAGTGACAAATTTAGACAACTAGAGAGATGTGGCTGTGGATCAAGGCTAGTTTTAAAAAAGGCCCTAATATTAACCTGGACAGATTCATGCATCTGCCATATAGAATAGCAACTCTAGCATAGTTAACCTAAATCTCACGGCCCCGATGCCAGATGTCACATTCGCGATGTCTCAAGCATGTAAAGTCTTGACAGAAGTAGTTCCCGGCTTCCTAGTTATTGACAAACCTACTGGTCTCACTTCCCATGACTGCGTTAGACGAATCCGGCAGGTTTGTAAAATTAGACGAGTAGGTCATGGCGGCACCCTTGATCCTGCAGCAACTGGTGTGCTACCTATTGCGCTAGGGTCAGCAGCACGTCTACTGCGCTTTCTACCTGGAGACAAAATATATAAAGCCGTAATCCAGCTCGGGTTGCATACAAGCACTAATGATTTACATGGAGAGATACTGATACGCCAGGGCTGGTCTCAAGAATATAAAGATACTACCATAATGCATGCCTTAGCGCATTTCCAAGGTACAATACAACAACGCCCACCACAAGTATCTGCTATCCATATCGATGGCGAGAGAGCCTACAAAAAGGTCCGACGCGGTGAAGCAGTAAATCTATCCCCTCGTCTAGTTACTTTACACCGCCTAACCTTATTGGAATGGGATCCTGATAATGGGCAACTGCAAGTGGAAATCCACTGTTCTCCTGGCACCTATATACGTTCACTCGCACGAGATCTGGGTGAGTTGCTGGGTTGTGGTGCTTGTCTAGCAGGGCTGCAGCGTACTGAAGCCGCAGGCTTCGGTTTGGCGCAGGCAATACCCCTACCAAATATCGACGCGATGCCACTTCAACCCCTATCTATACTTAGCGGGCTCAGCCATATGCCACGTCTTTGCCTTCAAGAATCTGAGCAGAAGTGCTGGTGCCATGGACATCACCTAACATTGCAGATGAGTCGAATAGAGTGTCCTTCGACTTCACTCAACGAAACCTCGCCTAATTCTGTGGTAGCTCTTACTGAAGATGGTCGAGTGCTTGGGATTGGCCTACTAGCTCCTGATTGGGTTCTGCACCCAAAGGTGGTGCTCAATGCTACTGACTAGAAGCTTGTACTGCTCTAATTACAGGGGTTATCGCTCTCGTACTTTCAGCTAGACATGTGAATATAGCAACAGCGCATGGCCGGTCATAGTAAATGGTCTAAGATCAAACGCACAAAGGCAGCACTAGACATAAAGAAGGGAGCTGTATTTACGCGTCTTGGACAAGAGATCAGCACAGCTGCAAAAGCCGGGTCAGACCCGGCTAGGAACTTTCAGCTACGGACCGCTATCAGTAAAGCTAAGGCTTCTGGAGTACCAGCTGTAAATATTGAGAGGGCAATCACTAAGGGATCTAGTAGACAAAGTGAGGGCGAAGCGGGGCTCAAAGCCATCTGCTACGAAGGTTATGGTCCTGGTAGTGTAGCTATCTTAGTAGAGGCTCTAACAGATAATCGTAACCGTACTGCTGCAGATTTGCGTCTCGCTTTCAGTAAGTACGGCGGTAGCCTTGGCGAGTCAGGATGCGCAGCCTATCTATTCGAACAGCGCAGCGAGGTATGTTTACAGGCAATGCCGCCGGTTAAATCTGCAGCTTCTTCTCCTGAGGAGATACTTTTAGAATCCTTGGTTGAACTGGAAAGTGCCCAAGATTACATCCTAGGTGTAGATGGTATTGTCCGCGTACAAGGACCTTTTGCAGCACTTGAAGAATTACATAGCGGACTTCAAAAGCAAGGATGGCAGCTACTAAGTTGGGGTCGTTGTTGGATACCACTAACGGTAATATGTCCTGAGGAAAAACTAGTTGAGCGTTGCTTGGCATTATTAACTGCAATCAATCTTTTAGATGATGTTCAATTAGTAGTCTCAAATCTTAATCTTGATGTCTGAGAGTCAAGCTCGGCTTAAGGAATCAAGCTTTTAGTCTCTAGCCCAAGCTAGAGCTGCTACATGGTTCATATCCCTAGGGATATACTGGTTACTGGTGGGCATGCAGGCCTAGGATTTAGCTGAAAATCTTCTATTCAACGATCCCTGCAAAGTAAACATAAGACTAGCTGGTATAGGAAGTTTTTAAACAAAATTGACTACAGTTCACTCTCTAAATCGGCAAATAATGTATCAGTAACTAACGCCTCACTTATTTAGTTTAGGCTATAAATACAAGCTCAAACCACTTTCACTACAATGCAGGTAAAGAATCAAGAGAGTTTTGATAGGGAATAATCTCAACTCCTCTATAGTAGTGGCGCAAAATCTGGCGGAAGTTAGCCCCGCGCATAGCTAGGCCATATGCTCCCCACTGACTCATTCCAACACCGTGGCCGTGTCCCCCACCTGTGATAAGTAGAGCAGGATGGGCTTTATTAGTTGACAGTGGGGTTGACCTGAGAATTGATAAGGGGAGGGGGGGTGAAGCAGGTATATGCCATGACTGTCGTCTTCGCACATTCTTTCTTTTTTCTTCCTGACTCGAAGACATTCCCACCTTACCAAATTGGGGACTGGTAAGCAGTGGGACAGGCTTGTGATGTTGGCTCAACTTGACCCACTTAGAAGATGGATTGTTTGATAGAAGGTTAAGACTTACTAGTGTGCTCTTTAGGCCTAGCCGCTGACGTAACTTGCGCCCAGAGAGGATAAAGCTGCTGTACTTTCCATAGACTCTCACGGAGCGAATGCGTCCTGATGGAGAAGCCTCTAGCACTTCAATAGACTTGAGTCCGGCAGTCTCTCTAAATAGCTTTTGCATTCGTTCTGCACTGAATAGTGCGCTCCACCGATGCATAGGGCTGTGTTGATCATGGTCAAGGACACTAATGAGGTAGGGCAGCTCTCTAGACCAAACTTGTCCAGACGTCTCAGTGCGGCCACCAGAGCTGCTATGAAAAACTGCATTAATTAAACGCCCACTGTGAACAAGCACTAGCGACTTTGTCGTTGCCACTGCCTTTTGTGCACTCAAGGCCTCAGTCTTTACTCCCTTATAAATCTGGCTAGCTATAGTTGCTTTCACATCATAGTGG
Coding sequences within:
- a CDS encoding circadian clock protein KaiA, with amino-acid sequence MVKPALTIALLLRSDELIAVCRHWLPSNRYRLVELPGVNKGNLVKVLASQREAVDAIVVDPSLLDNRARDDLQHEGLLFPAVVVGDLIGRVDYHSEEVHLPVDQLEQLGYNVDAAISCFLRHGQKEGRCGSNKPCSENSLVRSETWHLANRLQERLGCLGVFYKRDPARFLINLAPDEQCELLQSLKRTYHNLLISYFHDPAAANQALESFVNTSFFGNLPITRIVEIHVDLIDEFHKQLSLEGHKDNFLQDYRLMLLDVVAHLCEMYRRSMPADLPLGLGSSLRHLSS
- a CDS encoding sporulation protein gives rise to the protein MLALPLLSIWLAGLGLVNTALALSFSGLPYTTTEPVVRVLLGESSVQSFRSYKPEPIRLSGGPLWLPKRAWKIRALAVQNGIVLELEDADGYLTRARLNRSVALRLRCDNQQGIWLGKQLYRGEFYLQRSSTGIQVVNHVPVEAYLASVVGGEMPLNWPLAALQAQAIAARTYALYHRDADASHYDVKATIASQIYKGVKTEALSAQKAVATTKSLVLVHSGRLINAVFHSSSGGRTETSGQVWSRELPYLISVLDHDQHSPMHRWSALFSAERMQKLFRETAGLKSIEVLEASPSGRIRSVRVYGKYSSFILSGRKLRQRLGLKSTLVSLNLLSNNPSSKWVKLSQHHKPVPLLTSPQFGKVGMSSSQEEKRKNVRRRQSWHIPASPPLPLSILRSTPLSTNKAHPALLITGGGHGHGVGMSQWGAYGLAMRGANFRQILRHYYRGVEIIPYQNSLDSLPAL
- a CDS encoding tRNA pseudouridine(55) synthase TruB, with amino-acid sequence MPDVTFAMSQACKVLTEVVPGFLVIDKPTGLTSHDCVRRIRQVCKIRRVGHGGTLDPAATGVLPIALGSAARLLRFLPGDKIYKAVIQLGLHTSTNDLHGEILIRQGWSQEYKDTTIMHALAHFQGTIQQRPPQVSAIHIDGERAYKKVRRGEAVNLSPRLVTLHRLTLLEWDPDNGQLQVEIHCSPGTYIRSLARDLGELLGCGACLAGLQRTEAAGFGLAQAIPLPNIDAMPLQPLSILSGLSHMPRLCLQESEQKCWCHGHHLTLQMSRIECPSTSLNETSPNSVVALTEDGRVLGIGLLAPDWVLHPKVVLNATD
- a CDS encoding 50S ribosomal protein L21; protein product: MVELAKPTVEPDPGTYAIVDASGQQFWLQPSRYYDIDRLHADIDSTVTFDNVLLIRDKNGTTLGKPYVKDAKVELKVMAHRRGPKIVVYKMRPKKKTRRKNGHRQELTRVMVQSISVDGKALA
- a CDS encoding circadian clock protein KaiB encodes the protein MRLRKTYILKLYVAGNTPNSMRALKALRDILETEFQGVYALKVIDVFKNPQLAEEDKILATPTLSKILPPPVRRIIGDLSDRERVLIGLDLLYDELLDADGASSAELLDKLTDDAADSTDP
- a CDS encoding YebC/PmpR family DNA-binding transcriptional regulator, yielding MAGHSKWSKIKRTKAALDIKKGAVFTRLGQEISTAAKAGSDPARNFQLRTAISKAKASGVPAVNIERAITKGSSRQSEGEAGLKAICYEGYGPGSVAILVEALTDNRNRTAADLRLAFSKYGGSLGESGCAAYLFEQRSEVCLQAMPPVKSAASSPEEILLESLVELESAQDYILGVDGIVRVQGPFAALEELHSGLQKQGWQLLSWGRCWIPLTVICPEEKLVERCLALLTAINLLDDVQLVVSNLNLDV
- a CDS encoding 50S ribosomal protein L27, with the protein product MAHKKGTGSTRNGRDSNAKRLGVKAYGGESVTAGAILIRQRGTPVLPGSNVGQGKDNTLFALSSGVVSFETIHRGLRRRKRISVLVS